A section of the Pimelobacter simplex genome encodes:
- a CDS encoding sensor histidine kinase: MSRPPVWRWVAAVLVVVTSWGLAGGSVAIAWAFQLPAAPVPGTFLASSPPEAQAHFDDIGVTVAFVYAPLAAVLLLRRPQPVAVVMAVHAVGSGLAAFGVQYGLLAADRPGLPGGGFLAYAGGWGFVPGTFLTAIVPVLLLPEPARVLRRVLVPVVAVATAIATLTSLTHQSPGMLRNPLAPDWPSYQTAAQDIYAVTAAVALSSSLAVIVVMVRRLRAATPDERSPVRWLLVGHVFLTASYLVTVLPASLQLAAPLWAFATIAPIIGQIFYPSAILVMGLQHRLRGVDVAVSTVLTTSIVAVLAAGAYYVTVTVLEYAGEASAAAGFTTAAVIAVALLPAHNVIQHRVDRLVYGEAGAPERLVADLGAQVGEIATGDDGVRALAAALRTTLRLGSVHIGPAPAADVPEPVVSFSLDADDDALLVVTGPAGGLPIGRRTREAIGDLTPVIGAVVRLAAAATALDTARALAADARHAERRALRRELHDGLGPALSGAAFSVAAAANLLARGDRPGAVAAVARVQELLDTQAATLANLAVGGPAPVRDLGRALDQLVTSFEGAGPRLDLDTSGEIFLDPHRAGIVHRIASEAVHNAVRHADASAVTVALGAVPGEVLRVQDDGRGIDRTGPEGVGLSSMHEWAAEAGLECWVTAPADGGTLVVVRLTRKEAPTRR; encoded by the coding sequence GTGAGCCGCCCGCCCGTCTGGCGTTGGGTCGCCGCGGTGCTCGTCGTCGTCACGTCATGGGGGCTCGCGGGCGGCTCCGTGGCAATCGCGTGGGCGTTCCAGCTCCCGGCCGCGCCGGTGCCGGGCACCTTCCTCGCGTCCTCGCCCCCGGAGGCGCAGGCGCACTTCGACGACATCGGCGTGACGGTCGCCTTCGTCTACGCGCCGCTCGCCGCCGTCCTGCTCCTGCGCCGCCCGCAGCCGGTCGCCGTGGTGATGGCCGTGCATGCGGTCGGCTCGGGCCTCGCCGCCTTCGGCGTCCAGTACGGACTGCTCGCCGCGGACCGCCCGGGCCTGCCCGGCGGCGGCTTCCTCGCGTACGCCGGCGGCTGGGGCTTCGTCCCGGGCACCTTCCTCACCGCGATCGTCCCGGTTCTCCTGCTCCCGGAGCCGGCCCGTGTGCTGCGCCGGGTGCTGGTGCCGGTGGTCGCGGTGGCGACGGCGATCGCGACGCTGACCTCGCTCACCCACCAGAGCCCCGGGATGCTCCGCAATCCCCTCGCGCCGGACTGGCCGTCGTACCAGACGGCGGCGCAGGACATCTACGCCGTCACGGCCGCCGTCGCGCTCTCCTCGTCGCTGGCGGTGATCGTGGTGATGGTCCGGCGGCTGCGCGCGGCCACGCCGGACGAGCGCTCCCCCGTGCGCTGGCTGCTCGTGGGGCACGTCTTCCTCACCGCGTCGTACCTCGTCACGGTGCTGCCCGCGTCGCTCCAGCTCGCCGCGCCGCTGTGGGCGTTCGCCACGATCGCGCCGATCATCGGGCAGATCTTCTATCCCTCCGCGATCCTCGTGATGGGCCTCCAGCACCGGCTGCGCGGCGTCGACGTCGCGGTCAGCACGGTGCTCACGACGAGCATCGTCGCGGTGCTCGCGGCGGGCGCCTACTACGTCACCGTCACCGTCCTCGAGTACGCCGGCGAGGCCAGCGCCGCCGCCGGATTCACCACCGCGGCGGTCATCGCCGTCGCGCTGCTGCCCGCCCACAACGTCATCCAGCACCGGGTCGACCGCCTCGTCTACGGCGAGGCCGGTGCCCCCGAGCGGCTAGTCGCCGACCTCGGTGCCCAGGTCGGCGAGATCGCGACGGGCGACGACGGCGTCCGCGCGCTCGCGGCCGCGCTGCGCACGACGCTGCGGCTGGGCTCGGTCCACATCGGGCCGGCGCCCGCGGCCGACGTACCGGAGCCGGTGGTGTCGTTCTCCCTCGACGCGGACGACGACGCGCTGCTCGTGGTGACCGGTCCGGCCGGGGGGCTGCCGATCGGCCGTCGTACCCGGGAGGCGATCGGGGACCTCACGCCCGTCATCGGCGCCGTGGTCCGGCTCGCCGCCGCGGCGACCGCGCTCGACACCGCCCGCGCGCTGGCCGCCGACGCCCGCCACGCCGAGCGGCGGGCACTGCGCCGCGAGCTGCACGACGGCCTCGGACCGGCGCTGTCCGGCGCCGCCTTCTCGGTCGCGGCCGCCGCCAACCTGCTCGCCCGCGGCGACCGGCCCGGCGCCGTCGCCGCGGTCGCGCGGGTCCAGGAGCTCCTCGACACCCAGGCCGCGACGCTGGCCAACCTCGCCGTCGGCGGACCCGCTCCGGTGCGCGACCTGGGCCGCGCGCTCGACCAGCTCGTGACGTCGTTCGAGGGCGCCGGACCGCGCCTGGACCTCGACACCAGCGGCGAGATCTTCCTCGATCCTCACCGCGCCGGCATCGTGCACCGGATCGCCTCCGAGGCCGTGCACAACGCGGTCCGGCACGCCGACGCGTCCGCGGTGACCGTCGCGCTGGGCGCCGTACCGGGCGAGGTGCTGCGGGTCCAGGACGACGGCCGGGGCATCGACCGCACCGGGCCCGAGGGCGTCGGGCTCTCCTCGATGCACGAGTGGGCGGCCGAGGCCGGCCTGGAGTGCTGGGTCACCGCCCCCGCGGACGGCGGCACGCTCGTCGTCGTACGACTGACCCGGAAGGAGGCGCCCACACGAAGGTGA
- a CDS encoding excalibur calcium-binding domain-containing protein, with the protein MAKTKSTTRTNARTNTDEPRPTPKERSVDAAWSIGTNVVSGLLIAVTVWGVGQVTGVNDRIFADRDCTDFTSQADAQRLLDADPTDPHRLDLDGDGEACESLP; encoded by the coding sequence GTGGCCAAGACGAAGAGCACGACCAGGACCAACGCCAGGACCAACACCGACGAGCCCCGGCCGACCCCGAAGGAGCGGTCCGTCGACGCGGCGTGGTCGATCGGCACCAACGTGGTGAGCGGCCTGCTGATCGCGGTCACCGTGTGGGGAGTGGGGCAGGTGACCGGGGTGAACGACCGGATCTTCGCCGACCGGGACTGCACCGACTTCACCAGCCAGGCGGACGCCCAGCGCCTCCTCGACGCGGACCCGACCGACCCGCACCGCCTCGACCTCGACGGGGACGGCGAGGCGTGCGAGAGCCTCCCGTGA
- a CDS encoding sensor histidine kinase: MTSDRLRAWARSWRFLAVEAGASAVSTLFFMAFLLLAPLMLLTGGVLVLPEAARLLRRWAERARTRIGAFRGAPIPGPSSQEPADRTIDARLHFAFSRQTRRELGWLVVHAVPTLTVTLVCITIPLGVVSSLLVPFYWFLVPADEPVVAPYPVTSWGLAATMPLVAAAYAVLSWFLVLAAARGVAAVSARLLTPDRRFELRARVDSLTLSRAAALDAHGAELRRIERDLHDGAQNRLVSVVMMMGLAERAFETGGDGLPQLRSAQEAATEALAGLRRTVHDIYPPILDELGLEGALASLAGRSVVPCTLTVDGIGRVPAALESASYFLVAEALNNVNKYSAARAVHVRVAVDDAWLVVEVEDDGRGGAVERPGGGLAGMRRRVEAFEGRMTVVSPEGGPTNVRAELACGS, encoded by the coding sequence ATGACGTCGGACCGGCTGCGCGCGTGGGCCCGCAGCTGGCGGTTCCTCGCCGTCGAGGCCGGGGCGTCCGCCGTCTCGACCCTCTTCTTCATGGCGTTCCTCCTGCTCGCCCCCCTCATGCTGCTGACCGGGGGCGTGCTCGTCCTCCCGGAGGCGGCGCGGCTGCTGCGGCGCTGGGCCGAGCGCGCCCGCACCCGGATCGGGGCGTTCCGCGGTGCGCCGATCCCCGGTCCGAGCAGCCAGGAGCCGGCGGACCGCACGATCGACGCCCGGCTCCACTTCGCGTTCTCGCGGCAGACCCGTCGCGAGCTCGGGTGGCTCGTCGTCCACGCCGTCCCCACGCTGACGGTCACGCTGGTGTGCATCACGATCCCGCTGGGCGTCGTGAGCTCGCTGCTGGTGCCGTTCTACTGGTTCCTGGTGCCGGCCGACGAGCCCGTCGTGGCGCCGTACCCGGTGACCTCGTGGGGGCTGGCCGCGACGATGCCGCTGGTCGCGGCGGCGTACGCCGTGCTCTCGTGGTTCCTGGTGCTCGCCGCGGCGCGCGGGGTCGCGGCGGTCTCGGCCCGGCTGCTGACGCCCGACCGGCGCTTCGAGCTGCGGGCCCGGGTGGACTCGCTGACCCTCAGCCGGGCGGCGGCTCTCGACGCGCACGGTGCCGAGCTCCGCCGGATCGAGCGCGACCTGCACGACGGCGCCCAGAACCGGCTGGTGAGCGTCGTGATGATGATGGGCCTCGCCGAGCGCGCCTTCGAGACCGGAGGCGACGGGCTGCCACAGCTGCGCAGCGCGCAGGAGGCGGCGACCGAGGCGCTCGCCGGGCTGCGCCGGACGGTGCACGACATCTATCCGCCGATCCTCGACGAGCTCGGCCTCGAGGGCGCCCTCGCCTCGTTGGCCGGGCGCAGCGTGGTGCCGTGCACCCTGACGGTCGACGGCATCGGCCGGGTGCCGGCGGCGCTCGAGTCCGCCAGCTACTTCCTCGTGGCCGAGGCGCTCAACAACGTGAACAAGTACAGCGCGGCGCGTGCCGTGCACGTCCGGGTCGCCGTGGACGACGCGTGGCTCGTCGTCGAGGTCGAGGACGACGGCCGCGGCGGTGCCGTGGAGCGACCGGGGGGCGGCCTCGCCGGGATGCGGCGACGGGTGGAGGCTTTCGAGGGACGGATGACCGTGGTGAGCCCCGAGGGCGGACCGACGAACGTGAGGGCGGAGCTGGCATGCGGATCGTGA
- a CDS encoding NAD(P)-dependent alcohol dehydrogenase yields MTYDRTRVAAWAAPESGAPLAPLTIERRAVGANDVLIAIEYAGICHSDIHTVRGDWGPQPFPVVPGHEIVGVVTEIGADVTNHQVGDRVGVGCFVRSCRECVNCRNGDEQFCLKGGVGTYAVTDRDGTTTQGGYSTHVVVDAHFVLSVPEGIDPAAAAPLLCAGITTYSPLKRWGAGPGKKVAIVGLGGLGHMGVKIAHALGAEVTVLSQSLKKQEDAERLGADHYHATSDPATFQVLAGKFDLIVNTVSASLDVNAYLRLLAVDGAFVNVGAPPKPFSVEAMALIYGRHSFAGSMIGGIAETQEMLDFCAEHGIGADIEVIAADRVNEAYERVLASDVRYRFVIDAATIG; encoded by the coding sequence ATGACCTACGACCGCACCCGCGTTGCCGCCTGGGCCGCTCCCGAGAGCGGTGCGCCGCTCGCCCCGCTGACGATCGAGCGCCGCGCGGTCGGCGCGAACGACGTGCTCATCGCCATCGAGTACGCCGGCATCTGCCACTCCGACATCCACACCGTCCGCGGTGACTGGGGGCCGCAGCCGTTCCCCGTCGTCCCCGGCCACGAGATCGTCGGCGTCGTCACCGAGATCGGCGCGGACGTCACCAACCACCAGGTCGGCGACCGGGTGGGCGTCGGCTGCTTCGTCCGCTCGTGCCGGGAGTGCGTCAACTGCCGCAACGGCGACGAGCAGTTCTGCCTCAAGGGCGGCGTCGGCACCTACGCCGTCACCGACCGCGACGGCACCACCACCCAGGGCGGCTACTCGACGCACGTCGTCGTCGACGCGCATTTCGTGCTCTCCGTGCCCGAGGGGATCGACCCGGCCGCGGCCGCTCCGCTGCTCTGCGCCGGCATCACGACGTACTCGCCGCTGAAGAGGTGGGGCGCCGGTCCCGGCAAGAAGGTCGCCATCGTCGGCCTCGGCGGGCTCGGGCACATGGGCGTCAAGATCGCCCACGCGCTGGGCGCCGAGGTCACCGTGCTCTCGCAGTCGCTCAAGAAGCAGGAGGACGCCGAGCGGCTCGGCGCCGACCACTACCACGCGACCTCCGACCCGGCGACCTTCCAGGTGCTCGCCGGGAAGTTCGACCTCATCGTCAACACGGTGAGCGCGAGCCTCGACGTCAACGCCTACCTGCGGCTGCTCGCCGTCGACGGCGCCTTCGTCAACGTGGGGGCGCCGCCGAAGCCGTTCAGCGTCGAGGCGATGGCCCTCATCTACGGACGGCACTCGTTCGCCGGGTCGATGATCGGCGGCATCGCCGAGACCCAGGAGATGCTCGACTTCTGCGCCGAGCACGGCATCGGCGCGGACATCGAGGTCATCGCGGCGGACCGGGTCAACGAGGCGTACGAGCGGGTGCTGGCCTCCGACGTGCGCTACCGGTTCGTGATCGACGCCGCGACGATCGGCTGA
- a CDS encoding MerR family transcriptional regulator, with protein sequence MSAQTRSRTFSIKEAAALTGLPASTLRYYESIGVVAPVSRSASSGHRVYTEDDLDLLTWVACLSATGMAVSDMRQYVANAAAGATAAEQQIGLLTAQRERLAREAELLAVRRRYVELKIDVWQAVADGDDARASEQSERARALADELKRTK encoded by the coding sequence GTGAGTGCGCAGACCCGGAGCCGGACCTTCTCCATCAAAGAGGCCGCGGCCCTGACCGGTCTGCCGGCCAGCACGCTGCGCTACTACGAGTCGATCGGCGTGGTCGCGCCGGTGAGCCGGTCCGCGAGCAGCGGGCACCGGGTCTACACCGAGGACGACCTCGACCTGCTGACCTGGGTGGCGTGCCTCAGCGCGACCGGCATGGCGGTGAGTGACATGCGCCAGTACGTCGCCAACGCCGCCGCCGGTGCGACGGCCGCCGAGCAGCAGATCGGGCTGCTCACGGCGCAGCGGGAGCGGTTGGCCCGCGAGGCCGAGCTGCTCGCCGTACGGCGGCGCTACGTCGAGCTCAAGATCGACGTCTGGCAGGCCGTGGCCGACGGTGACGACGCCCGCGCGTCGGAGCAGTCGGAGCGCGCCCGCGCACTCGCTGACGAGCTCAAGAGAACCAAGTGA
- a CDS encoding MFS transporter, producing the protein MLSLCGIVVSLQQTILLPLLAELPRLLDTSASGASWLVTATLLTGAIATPTISRLADMYGKRRMVLLALAVSVAGSLLGGLSQVLPLLIAARALQGVGMALVPVGIAIMRDELPRDRVPLGVAMMSATLAIGAGAGLPLSGLISEHMDWHAVFWLTGAVGVALMIGARAIIPESPVRTGGAFDVRGAILLSVALTAILVALTKGGQWGWTSPATLGLVAGGLVTLAAWVPLELRTPRPLVDVRVASRRAVLLVNVASVFAGFAMYVNMLVSMQFLQMPTGTGYGLGLDILHAGLWMVPNAAAFGLMAPISATLTRRLGPQATLIAGASIMAVTYVGRVFWSDDLAQVVIGSVLVGIGTALVYSAMPTLIMRAVPVTETASANGLNVLLRSLGTSTASAATAAITTASVMTVGGLALPTQSAFTLIFWLAAACAAVTVALGVPMLRMREYSVEADRSGSEHTGVDAQVVRGQVVDTRARAIRNGVVTVLTREGQAVDWGQADTEGRFTVAIPQAGDYLVVTTAEGWQPRSRIMHLDNTAPLPPIALRARLTLTGNVTDADGAPFVDALVVLTRQSGEVVGSLRTDHEGRYEMTRPSNGRYVLSVAAREGQMGARAITVLDTAYDIDLVLGTPLA; encoded by the coding sequence ATGCTGTCGCTGTGCGGCATCGTCGTGTCGCTCCAGCAGACGATCCTCCTGCCGTTGCTGGCCGAGCTGCCGCGGCTGCTCGACACGTCGGCCAGCGGTGCGTCCTGGCTGGTGACGGCGACGCTGCTGACCGGCGCGATCGCGACGCCGACGATCTCGCGCCTGGCCGACATGTACGGCAAGCGGCGGATGGTGCTGCTCGCGCTGGCGGTGTCGGTGGCGGGCTCGCTGCTCGGTGGGTTGAGCCAGGTGCTGCCGCTGCTCATCGCGGCGCGGGCGCTCCAGGGCGTCGGGATGGCGCTGGTGCCGGTCGGCATCGCGATCATGCGCGACGAGCTGCCGCGCGACCGGGTGCCGCTCGGTGTGGCGATGATGAGCGCGACGCTCGCGATCGGGGCGGGCGCCGGGCTGCCGCTGTCGGGCCTGATCAGCGAGCACATGGACTGGCACGCGGTCTTCTGGCTGACCGGTGCGGTCGGTGTCGCGCTGATGATCGGCGCGCGGGCGATCATCCCGGAGTCGCCGGTGCGGACCGGCGGTGCGTTCGACGTACGTGGCGCGATCCTGCTGTCGGTGGCGCTGACCGCGATCCTGGTCGCGCTCACCAAGGGCGGGCAGTGGGGGTGGACGTCGCCGGCCACGCTCGGCCTGGTCGCCGGCGGTCTCGTCACGCTCGCCGCGTGGGTGCCGCTCGAGCTGCGGACGCCGCGGCCGCTGGTCGACGTACGGGTGGCGTCGCGGCGCGCGGTGCTCCTCGTCAACGTCGCGTCGGTCTTCGCCGGCTTCGCGATGTACGTCAACATGCTGGTGTCGATGCAGTTCCTGCAGATGCCGACGGGGACCGGCTACGGCCTCGGGCTCGACATCCTCCACGCGGGTCTGTGGATGGTGCCCAACGCCGCTGCCTTCGGCCTGATGGCGCCGATCTCGGCGACGCTGACCCGCCGGCTCGGACCGCAGGCGACGCTCATCGCGGGCGCCTCGATCATGGCCGTCACGTACGTCGGCCGCGTGTTCTGGAGCGACGACCTCGCCCAGGTCGTCATCGGCTCGGTGCTCGTCGGCATCGGTACCGCCCTGGTCTACAGCGCCATGCCGACGCTGATCATGCGCGCCGTCCCGGTCACGGAGACCGCCTCGGCCAACGGCCTCAACGTCCTCCTCCGCTCGCTCGGTACGTCGACCGCGAGCGCCGCGACCGCCGCCATCACGACCGCGTCGGTGATGACGGTCGGTGGTCTCGCGCTGCCGACGCAGTCGGCGTTCACGCTGATCTTCTGGCTGGCGGCGGCCTGCGCCGCGGTGACGGTCGCACTCGGCGTACCGATGCTGCGGATGCGGGAGTACTCCGTCGAGGCCGACCGCTCCGGATCCGAGCACACCGGCGTCGACGCGCAGGTGGTCCGGGGCCAGGTCGTCGACACACGGGCGCGGGCGATCCGCAACGGCGTGGTCACCGTCCTCACCCGCGAGGGCCAGGCGGTCGACTGGGGTCAGGCCGACACCGAGGGCCGGTTCACCGTGGCGATCCCGCAGGCCGGCGACTACCTGGTGGTGACGACCGCCGAGGGCTGGCAGCCGCGCTCGCGGATCATGCACCTCGACAACACCGCGCCACTGCCGCCGATCGCGCTGCGCGCCCGGCTCACCCTGACCGGCAACGTGACCGACGCCGACGGTGCCCCGTTCGTCGACGCGCTCGTGGTGCTCACCCGCCAGTCGGGCGAGGTGGTCGGCTCGCTGCGCACCGATCACGAGGGGCGCTACGAGATGACCCGGCCGTCCAACGGGCGCTACGTGCTGTCGGTCGCGGCGCGCGAGGGACAGATGGGGGCGCGGGCGATCACCGTGCTCGACACGGCCTACGACATCGACCTGGTGCTCGGTACGCCGCTCGCCTAG
- a CDS encoding response regulator transcription factor, with amino-acid sequence MSAVRVFVVDDHPVFAHGMVNFLASIDDFEVAGCAGTEDEAVAGVLGARPDVVLMDLDLGEGTGIEATRRIARDAPDIGVLVVTMLGDDDSLFAALRAGARGYMLKSALPHEIERGLRAVASGDVLLASEIGRRAVDLLSGARTTGPVVFPELTHREREVLDLVARGYDNYAIARRLVLSPKTVRNYLSGVVTKLAVPDRGALIVRAREAGLGSDDRDAS; translated from the coding sequence ATGAGTGCCGTGCGGGTCTTCGTCGTCGACGACCACCCGGTCTTCGCGCACGGCATGGTCAACTTCCTCGCCTCGATCGACGACTTCGAGGTCGCCGGTTGCGCGGGCACCGAGGACGAGGCCGTCGCCGGGGTGCTGGGCGCCCGGCCGGACGTCGTACTGATGGACCTGGACCTGGGCGAGGGCACCGGCATCGAGGCCACCCGCCGCATCGCCCGCGACGCCCCCGACATCGGCGTCCTCGTCGTCACCATGCTCGGCGACGACGACTCGCTCTTCGCCGCCCTGCGTGCCGGCGCCCGCGGCTACATGCTCAAGAGTGCCCTTCCGCACGAGATCGAGCGCGGCCTGCGCGCCGTCGCCTCGGGCGACGTCCTGCTCGCCTCCGAGATCGGCCGCCGCGCCGTCGACCTCCTCTCCGGCGCCCGTACGACGGGCCCGGTCGTCTTCCCCGAGCTCACCCACCGCGAGCGCGAGGTGCTCGACCTGGTCGCCCGCGGCTACGACAACTACGCCATCGCGCGCCGGCTCGTGCTCTCGCCCAAGACCGTGCGGAACTACCTGTCGGGCGTCGTGACCAAGCTCGCCGTACCGGATCGGGGGGCGTTGATCGTGCGGGCGCGGGAGGCGGGTTTGGGGAGCGACGACCGGGACGCCTCGTAG
- a CDS encoding ABC transporter ATP-binding protein, with protein sequence MIRRDRATTVAAPPVPTTGEALRLDGVVKKYGSGASATVALRGVDLALAPGSFTAIMGPSGSGKSTLLHAAAGLDRPTSGSVRLGGTEISGLRSAQRTRFRRDHVGFVFQAYNLLPALTVEQNITLPLLLARSSIDAGWLDFLVASVGLDELRHRLPSALSGGQQQRVAIARALVTRPHVVFADEPTGALDSRTGKQVLDLLAHTTRELDQTVVMVTHDPVVAAHADRVIFLADGAFAGHLDGATPARITEYLTGLGEW encoded by the coding sequence ATGATTCGACGAGACCGCGCGACCACCGTCGCCGCTCCTCCTGTGCCCACCACCGGCGAGGCCCTCCGCCTCGACGGCGTCGTCAAGAAGTACGGCTCGGGCGCCTCCGCCACCGTCGCCCTCCGCGGGGTCGACCTGGCCCTGGCGCCGGGCTCGTTCACCGCGATCATGGGCCCGTCCGGCTCGGGCAAGAGCACGCTCCTGCACGCCGCTGCCGGCCTCGACCGCCCGACCAGCGGCAGCGTCCGCCTGGGCGGCACCGAGATCTCCGGCCTGCGCTCCGCGCAGCGCACGCGCTTCCGCCGCGACCACGTCGGGTTCGTCTTCCAGGCCTACAACCTGCTGCCCGCCCTGACCGTCGAGCAGAACATCACGCTCCCCCTGCTGCTCGCCCGCAGCTCGATCGACGCCGGCTGGCTCGACTTCCTGGTCGCCTCGGTCGGCCTCGACGAGCTGCGGCACCGCCTGCCCAGCGCGCTGTCCGGCGGCCAGCAGCAGCGGGTCGCCATCGCCCGCGCCCTGGTCACCCGGCCGCACGTCGTGTTCGCCGACGAGCCGACCGGCGCCCTGGACTCGCGGACCGGCAAGCAGGTGCTCGACCTGCTCGCCCACACGACGCGCGAGCTCGACCAGACGGTGGTGATGGTGACGCACGACCCGGTCGTGGCCGCCCACGCGGACCGGGTGATCTTCCTGGCCGACGGCGCGTTCGCGGGACACCTCGACGGTGCGACGCCGGCCCGGATCACCGAGTACCTGACCGGGCTGGGTGAGTGGTGA
- a CDS encoding alpha/beta hydrolase → MSSRPRSVTRRRVLTAGAAAGTTAVLGGAALAGVETEVLPGKAWLYHHLGHDGPDGVPPDVVPAPVTTGAFDSAARGRQVGWSLARPTSSSSSSLPLVLALHGRGQDHTSAFRADRMGLDRYLADAVAHGVPPFAIASVDGGASYWHDRGDGDHAETMLVDELLPLLAREEDIATDRIALIGWSMGGFGALHLATALGPTRAAAVAALGPALWHTYDETAPGAYDDAADFARVGVMGRQDELAGIAVRVDCGKGDPFYATTRDYVDGFAPERAPAGGFELGDHDSGYWRRMVPGVLRFLGEGLAAG, encoded by the coding sequence ATGAGCTCCCGCCCGCGATCCGTCACCCGCCGCCGGGTCCTCACCGCCGGTGCCGCCGCCGGCACCACCGCCGTCCTCGGCGGCGCGGCCCTCGCCGGCGTCGAGACCGAGGTGCTCCCGGGCAAGGCCTGGCTCTACCACCACCTCGGCCACGACGGCCCCGACGGCGTCCCGCCGGACGTCGTCCCCGCCCCGGTCACCACCGGCGCCTTCGACTCCGCCGCCCGCGGCCGCCAGGTCGGCTGGTCCCTCGCCCGGCCGACGTCGTCGTCCTCGTCATCGCTGCCGCTGGTCCTCGCCCTCCACGGCCGCGGCCAGGACCACACCAGTGCCTTCCGCGCCGACCGGATGGGCCTCGACCGCTACCTCGCCGACGCCGTCGCGCACGGCGTACCGCCCTTCGCGATCGCCAGCGTCGACGGCGGCGCGTCGTACTGGCACGACCGCGGGGACGGCGACCACGCCGAGACCATGCTCGTCGACGAGCTCCTCCCCCTCCTCGCCCGCGAGGAGGACATCGCCACCGACCGGATCGCCCTGATCGGCTGGTCCATGGGCGGCTTCGGCGCCCTCCACCTCGCCACCGCCCTCGGCCCCACCCGCGCCGCCGCCGTCGCCGCCCTCGGTCCGGCCCTCTGGCACACCTACGACGAGACCGCACCCGGCGCCTACGACGACGCCGCCGACTTCGCCCGGGTCGGCGTGATGGGGCGGCAGGACGAGCTCGCCGGGATCGCCGTACGGGTGGACTGCGGGAAGGGCGACCCCTTCTACGCCACCACCCGCGACTACGTCGACGGGTTCGCGCCGGAGCGGGCGCCGGCCGGCGGGTTCGAGCTGGGGGACCACGACAGCGGGTACTGGCGGCGGATGGTGCCGGGGGTGCTGCGGTTCCTGGGTGAGGGGCTGGCGGCGGGCTGA
- a CDS encoding response regulator, producing MRIVIAEDDTLLREGLALLLRSEGFDVVAAVDNAEDFLAHLDHADAAVLDVRMPPTYTSEGLKAAVEARARRPGFPVLVLSAYVEDRYAGELLARGADGLGYLLKERVGKVAAFVDALRRVAAGGTVMDPEVISQLLSRRRADDPVQSLTPREREVLGLMAEGLDNGSIAERLVVTEAAVSKHIGNIFAKLGLATSDSGHRRVLAVLAYLRS from the coding sequence ATGCGGATCGTGATCGCCGAGGACGACACCCTCCTGCGCGAGGGACTGGCCCTGCTGCTGCGCAGCGAGGGCTTCGACGTGGTCGCCGCGGTCGACAACGCGGAGGACTTCCTCGCCCACCTGGACCACGCCGACGCCGCGGTGCTCGACGTGCGGATGCCGCCGACGTACACCAGCGAGGGGCTGAAGGCGGCGGTCGAGGCGCGCGCCCGTCGTCCCGGGTTCCCGGTGCTCGTGCTGTCGGCGTACGTCGAGGACCGGTACGCCGGCGAGCTGCTCGCGCGCGGTGCCGACGGGCTCGGCTACCTGCTCAAGGAGCGCGTGGGCAAGGTGGCCGCCTTCGTCGACGCGCTGCGCCGGGTCGCCGCGGGCGGCACCGTCATGGACCCCGAGGTGATCTCGCAGCTGCTGAGCCGGCGTCGCGCCGACGACCCGGTCCAGTCGCTCACCCCGCGGGAGCGGGAGGTGCTCGGGCTGATGGCCGAGGGGCTCGACAACGGGTCGATCGCGGAGCGGCTGGTCGTCACCGAGGCCGCGGTCAGCAAGCACATCGGCAACATCTTCGCCAAGCTCGGGCTCGCCACGTCCGACAGCGGGCACCGCCGGGTGCTCGCCGTCCTGGCCTACCTGCGGTCGTAG